The genomic window ACCAGATGAGCGATCAGGTCGGGATAAAGATGAAATTGAAAACGTAATTGGCCTTGCCGTCCGCCGACCGGTGATGGGCTTCCGGGTCAAAATGCCTGAGCGAGGTCAATTGGCCACGCCGCATGAAAAACCCCTGAAAGCCCATCTCACCGATCTCGCCCAGCATGTCTTCGATGGGCTCACCCGTATGCGCCTCTTCCAGCTCGATGAGCAGATTGGGGCGTTCCCGCTTCAGGGTCTCCCGCGCCCCGGCAATGACCGGCGCCTCAAACCCTTCAACGTCAATCTTGATGAACCCGATATTGCGCAGATCGTAACTGTCCAGCGTCCGCGTCTGCACGGTGACTTTCCCATGGGGAATGTCGGCCTTGCGCGTGGACAGTGATCCGCCCTGATTGGAGTAACCCTTACGGCGCTGAGGAATGAACAGCCCCGCATCGCCGTCACTGTCAGACAGCCCCACTGCGTAGCTCGTGGCATTCGTCGGCAGCACCCGGTTGAGGATACCCAGCATCTTGGGGTTGGGCTCAAAGGCATGAACATGCTGCGCCGTGCGCGCCATCCACCACGTATAGACACCGCGATTGGCGCCAATATCGATCGCGTCCTTGTCGCGGGCACACAGATACGGCACGAGGCCAAACTCGGGCTCACCCTTGCGCAGCTCGCGATTGACCCGGCGACGAATATCAAGCGAGGGCGGCACCAGCGCCAGCTTCACCCGCTCTGTCAGATCTGTCGGCGGTGTCCAGTCGGACGTGTTGTTCGCACTCATGCCTGCTGCACCTCATCAAGGCCACTGGCAACGATTGCCGCGCCCGCACACATCAAAGCGAATACAGCAATCACCACCCATGTGCCAGCCAGCGATGCCAGGGCACCAAACAGAGCGGCCAGCATCAACAGCCCGCCCACAATCGTGTTGGACAGGGCAGTGTAGGCAGCCCGTGTCTCTTGAGACCCCATATCCACAATATGCGTGGAGCGCCCCAGACGCACGCCCTTATAGGCAATCATCAGTACAAAGAGGACTGCCGCCATGGCATAGGCCATGACCCATGTGGGCGCCAGAAACGTGACGCTCAGCGCCAGCGCCATGGAAAGCGACCCAAGCAGGCCCGCATAAATGAGAACCCGCCGGGACGACCGGTCCGACAGCCGCCCCCAGAAGTAGGAGCTGACAACCGAGGCCAGCCCGGACGCCACAATGAAGGGTCCAAGTTGCGACAGATCCGTGCCGCCACGCTGGGCCACGATGGTTACCAGATAGGGCGGTGCAAGGCCCGTTGCGATCAGCAGTCCGCGTGTGGCAATGAAGCGTTGAAGCTGGCGGTCCTCCCGCAGCAGCGACAGCTGGCCAATCGCGGTCTCGAACGCGTTCCCGCCGCCTTCGGTGGCGCCCGGTTCTTCCTTCAGGGTCAAGAACACCGCCGCTGCAACCATCCAGCAGCCACCGGCAATGAACAGCGCCGCCGACACGACCTCGACTGAGCGCGTCAGAATATCAAAAGACAACGCCAGCCCGAACGCCAGGACCACCATGGCGGCAATACTGTCTGCCGTCCCTGTCGTCGTGCCCCGCTTGGCCTTGGAAACGGTTTTGCCCAACACATCCTTGTAGGCAACAGACGCGACAGATCGGGACAGGGCAAAGACAGCCAGCAGACCCACAACGATCCACCCCACCATCACCCCGTCGAAGATCAGCACCACGGCGCCCATGGCGGCAACGCACAACCCTTGGATCAGGCTGGAAATCGCCCAAGCCCATTTGCGCACCGGCAGCGCCCGGATGGCACCGGCGGCAAACAGCTGCGGCACCAGGGCCCCGGCCTCACGCAATGGCACCAGCAGCCCAATCAGGAATGCCGGTGCGCCGAGCGCATTGAGCACCCAGGCAAGAATGAGTTTGGGGTCAGACAGGCCATCTCCGGCCTTTGTGGCCGCGAGGCTTATGAGGTGAGCGGAGACGTTTTCCGGCTGTGCATTGCATGCACTTTCAGGGATATCGCGGCAGACCCGGCCTTCGTCATCGCCAAAAAGCGCGTCATATGCGGTGGTATGCAGAGGCAAATCGGGCATCTCCGTGTTTGTGAGTGATCTCATGACGAGGTTTCGCAGGCCAGAAACCACCGCAGCACCCCGATTTCAAGGCTGACAAGTTGCGAGCCTCAATCACAGGCACTTTTCCCCTTGCGAACCAAATGAATGCGGAGTTACGCTACGCATTAAGTGAATGGGCAGCAACAGACCAAAAACGCTGCCGCGCTTTGGAGGGACAAGACCAATGAGCCAGGCTTTCAAGCACACGCCACCGGCCACACAGCCGCTGACCAGCAAGACCAATGTTGCCGATCCGGCATTGTGGGAGAGCTACAGCTACTTCCCAATCTTCGAGCAGATGCGTCAGGAAGACCCGGTACACTATTGTGCGGAGAGCACCTACGGCCCCTATTGGTCCGTCACCCGCTACGAAGACATCATGGCGGTAGACACCAACCATCACGTCTATTCCTCCGACGCTCATCTCGGCGGCATCATCATTGATGACGGCATTCAGAATGACCCGGAGAATGACTTCAAGGCGGTGAACTTCATCGCCATGGACAAGCCGAAACACGACGAACAGCGCAAGTCCGTGAACGGCATCACCAACCCCAACAACCTGCAGCACTTTGGCGAGATCATTCGCAAGCGTACGTCGAACCTGCTGGACAGCCTGCCGGTGGGTGAGGAGTTCGACTGGGTATCAACGGTATCTATCGAGCTGACGACACAGATGCTCGCCACCATGTTCGATTTCCCTTTCGAGGACCGCCACAAGCTCACTCGCTGGTCTGACGTGTCCACCGCAGAGCCCGGCTCAGGCATCGTTGAGACCCAGCAGCAGCGCATTGATGAGCTGATGGAAATGGCCGCCTATTTCAGCGACCTGCAGCAAAGCCGCAAGGACAAGCCGGACAACATCGACCTGCTGACCATGATGACCCACAGCCCGGCCATGGCGAACATGCCCCCGGAAGAGTTTCTGGGAAATCTGTCGCTGCTCATCGTTGGCGGCAACGACACGACCCGGAATTCGATGACCGGTGGCGTCTTTGGCTTCAGCCTGTTCCCGGAGCAGTGGGACAAGATGGTCGCTGACCCGACCTTGATCGACAACGCGGTCGCGGAAATCATTCGCTGGCAGACACCACTGGCCCATATGCGCCGCACCGCTCTTGAAGATGCGATCCTCGGCGGCAAACAGATCCGCAAGGGCGACAAGGTGGTGATGTGGTACGCCTCGGGCAACCGCGACACATCCATCTTTGACGACCCGGACAAGATCATCATCGACCGCAAGAATGCCCGCCGCCATCTCTCCTTCGGCTTTGGCATTCACCGCTGCATGGGCAACCGCATCGGTGAACTGCAGCTGCGCATTCTGTGGGAGGAAGTTCTCAAGCGGTTCTCCCGCATCGAAGTAACCGGTGAGCCCGAACTCACAAACTCAAACTTTGTGAAGGGATACACCTCCCTCCCCGTCAAACTGCACGCACTCTAGGAGGTCATCCCAATGAGTCAGGCATTCACGCATACACCTACGTCCGACGTTGAACTCAGCAGCACGACCAACATTGCTGATCCCGATATCTGGTCAAACTATGAGTACTTCCCGATCTTTGAAAAGATGCGCGCGGAAGAGCCGGTGCATTACTGCGCTGAGAGCACCTACGGCCCCTATTGGTCCGTAACGCGCTACGAAGACATCATGGCGGTGGATACCAACCACCAGGTCTATTCATCAGAAGCTGACTTTGGCGGGATCGTCATCGACGACCGGATCGCGATTGATCCGGAAACCAACTACAAGTCAGCCAGCTTCATTTCGATGGATCAGCCCAAGCACGACGATCAGCGCAAGTCCGTGAACGGCATTACTAACCCGAACAATCTCCAGTACTTCGGCGATATCATCCGAACACGGACGGTGAATATGCTGGATAGCCTGCCCGTCGGAGAAGAGTTTGACTGGGTACCGACAGTCTCAATCGAGCTGACAACCCAAATGCTGGCAACGCTGTTTGATTTCCCGTTTGAAGACAGGCACAAGCTCACCCGCTGGTCTGACGTGATCACCGCTGAACCTGAGTCTGACATTGTCGAGAACCAGGAAGCCCGCGTCGCGGAACTGAACGAGATGGCCGAGTATTTCGTCGAGCTGCAGAAGGGACGGATCAACAAGCCTGACAGCATCGACCTTCTGACCATGATGACCCACAGCCCGGCCATGGCAAAAATGCCGCCTGAAGAGTTCATGGGCAATCTGGCACTGCTCATTGTGGGTGGCAACGACACCACCCGCAATTCCATGTCCGGCAGCATCTTCGGCATGCACCTGTTCCCGGACGAATTCAAAAAGATGGTGGATGACCCATCCCTGACCGACAACGCGGTCGCCGAGATCATCCGCTGGCAGACACCCCTGTCGCACATGCGCCGGACGGCGCTTCAGGATGCAGTCCTTGGCGGCAAGCAGATCCGCAAGGGCGACAAGGTGGTGATGTGGTACGCGTCAGGCAACCGCGACACGTCTATCTTTGATGATCCTGACAAGATCATCATCGACCGCAAGAACGCACGCCGTCACCTGTCCTTTGGCTTTGGCATTCACCGCTGCATGGGCAACCGCATCGGGGAGCTTCAGCTGCGCATTCTGTGGGAAGAAATCCTCAAGCGTTTCTCCCGCGTGGAAGTCACCGGCGAGCCGGTGCTGACCCACTCCAACTTCGTAAAGGGATACGCATCCCTACCGGTTAAACTGCACGCCCTCTAGACGCAGCATATACGTGCAGTGGCAGCACCCGGTCCCCACACTGTGGAGGCCGGGTGTTTTGCGTTAGAGCGCCTGCCAGATGATGAAACCGCCGACGCCCATCACCAGCGCCGCAAAGACAAGGGTCAGTAGATTGCCCGATTGGCCCAGGGCCTTGGAGGCGCGTTGCCCGGCCAGCCCGCCCACAACACCGCCTGCAATCATCGCCACCGCGACCGGCCAGTTGACCAGGCCGGACACGGCATAGTTCGCAGCCGTCGTTGCGCCAAACGCCAGAACGGCCACAAGCGACGTCCCAACGGCGATGCGCATGGGCATATGTGTCGCCGCCATCAATCCCGGCGCGATCAGAAAACCACCGCCAATACCAAAAAACCCGGCGGCGCTCCCCGCGCCAAACCCGAACGGAATGAGACGGGGCAGCAGGTCGCGTGCAGACTGCAGCGTCAAACGGACATCCGGCTGGTCCTCACTAGACTTGGGCAGAAGTGTCCAGATGCCGATCGCGATCATCGCGCCGCCAAATGCGGCCAGCAGCACGTCGCCGTCGATTGCCTTGCCAATGCTGGAGCCTACGTAAGCACCAATGATACCGGCAATGCTGAACACGACGGCGCAGCGCCATTTGACGGTCCCCGCACGCGCATGCGCCACAAGACCTGACGCCGCATTGGCCGCGACGCCAACGGCAGCCGTGCCAATGGCCATATGCGGGCTTGCCACGCCGACCACATAGAGCAGAAGCGGAACGGCGAGGATCGATCCACCGCCGCCCACCAGCCCGAGGACGAACCCCACAAGCACACCCACGCCGCTGGCAAGCGCCAGCATGCCCGGGTCCGCCAGAAAGGCCTCCATTACGCGTTGGCCCCTGCCGTGTCAGACGCAGACAGTTCAGGCGCCCGGTTCCAGGGCATCAACGCCAGCAACCGCGCCATGCCGCACCAGCCTGAGGCACCAGCAAAGAACAGCCCCGCACCGACAAAGGCAGACAGACCAAAGAAGCCGGGAGAAACGAGATAGCCGAGCAGGACACCCAGCAGCACGAGGCCACCGGCCGTCATCTGCACCTGGCGCATGATCTCAAGCGGGGCCTTGGGCGTTTTCTCAACAGCAAGACCAGCCTTCTTCCAGGCATCCAGACCCCCTTCAAGGACATAGGCCTTGCCGGAGGCTGAGGCTGACAGAATGCCTGCAAGGGCCTGTGTGCGATTGCCGGACCGGCAATGGAAGATGACATCGCCCTCGTCGCCCTCAAGCACCTGCGGCAACTTTGAGGCGGGAATACAGCTTGCACCGGCAATGCGCTCGCGCAGATGCTCGTCACGCTCGCGCACATCAATGAGGCGTGTGCCCTGGGCAACACGCAGCTTTGCATCTTCAGGGGTAATTGGATGAAGCGTCATGACTTTCGTCCTTTTCGTACTGGGGGAGCAGACGTGGTTTCCGGCGGGCAGAACATCTCGTGCAGCAGCATCACCAGCCGCTCCACACGGATATCGCTGATGCGGTAGAGCACCGACTGGGCCTCACGCCGCGTTTCAACCATGCCGTCGTCGCGCAGCAACGCCAGATGCTGAGACAACGCCGACTGGGAAAGCCCCACGTCAGAGGCAAGCGAGCCAACCGATGCCTCCCCCACCTCAATCAGCCGACACAGCACCAGCAAACGCCGCTCATTGGACATCGCCTTGATAAAGGCGGCGGCTTCCGCCGCCTTCGCGGCCATGTCCTGCGCCTGCCCCGTGGCCGACTGGCCGGCAGGTGCCTTTGTCGCAAAGCTCATTCTGCATCCTTATATATTAGATATTGCTAAATTAGGGATTACTAATATATATGTCAAGCAACATGACCTCGAGAATGTGGAGAGCAGCATGACAACGCGCCCGGACGTGCAGGCCTTCTTTGATACCCAGACCAACACGGTGAGCTATTTGGTGTCCGAGCCGGATGGCCCGGCGGCGGTTATCATCGACCCGGTCCTGGACTATGACCACGCAGGCGGCACGTTCCACACCGCCGGAGCCCAGGCGATCCTCGATGCGGCAAGCGAACGCGGCCTCAAAGTCGAGTGGATACTTGAGACCCATGCCCATGCCGACCATCTGTCCGCAGCGCCCTATCTCAAGGAAAAGACCGGCGCCCCCATCGCCATCGGCGAACACATCACCCAGGTGCAGCAGATCTTCGCACCGGTGTTTGCCGCCAAGGACGTAACCGGCACCGGGTCTGAGTTTGATCGGCTGCTGAGTGACGGCGACACGCTGACCGTCGGCGCGCTCACTGTGGACGTGATGCACACGCCCGGACACACACCCGCCTGCGTGTCGTATCGTATTGGCGGTGCGGTCTTTGTTGGCGACACGCTGTTCATGCCGGACTACGGCACGGCTCGGGCGGACTTTCCCGGCGGCGACGCCCGCGCGCTCTACACATCCATTCAGCGCATTTTGTCCTTGCCGCCGCAAACGCGCCTGTTCATGTGTCACGACTACTTGCCCGACAACGGCCGGAAGGCGCATGCGTGGGAAACCACCGTGGCCGACCAGCGTGCCCGCAACGTGCATGTGCATGAAGGAACCAGCGAGGCTGAGTTTGTCGCCATGCGCAACAGCCGCGATGCCGGTCTGCCGGCGCCCCGGCTGTTGCTGCCATCGGTTCAGGTCAACATTCGCGCCGGGCACATGCCGCCACCGGACGACAACGGCACAACCTATCTGCGCATCCCGGTCGAGCCTGCTGCATAGACGGTCCCTGCCCATGCACGGGGTTGCCTGTCTCCCGCCAACTCGGTCGCGCTACCGTCAGGTCGCCATCTCTTGCCTGAAATCAGCGGGAATGGGGCAATCGGTGCACACGCTGTTGTCGCACATGCGGCACAGGTGACACCGGTCCAGATCGCTGTCCGGGATTGCGGCCAGGAGCTTGTGCAGCAACGCGGCAAATACATCCTGCTCTTGTTCGTCCAGCGGGCTCAGCAGCTGCGCAATCGTCGCCAGACGGCCCGCGAGCAGGTCATCACACGCAGCAGTCCCTTTTTCCGTAAGAAAGAGCGCGACGGACCGCTTGTCCTTGCCTGCGCGGCGCTCGACCAACCCATCGGCCGCAAGCCGATCCACCAGCCGCACGGTGCCGGGATGGGACAGACCCAGAATGCGCTTGAGCTGGTCGTTCGACGGCCCCGCGCCGCTTCCGATCACAATAAGGGCGGCAGGCGTTTCGCCTGCGCGGTTCATCACGTCGAGCGCGACGTTCTCGATACGGTCAGCAACGGCAAGCCCTAAAGCACCGAGCAGATTGGCGGTTCGATTCAGCATGTACGCAGGATACGTGCGCTATGCACATTTTTCAATTGACTATATGTGCGCAGCGCACATAATTAGACGTGTCTCTGTCTCACTGAAAAAGAAGGATGCAATTTGCATGTCTAATGAAACCCTCAGCGCCGAACATCGCGACTTCTACAAGCGCTTCCAGTCGTTCTGGGCGGCACCGTCAGGTGAGCGGGTGGCCGAACTCATCGCACCAGATGCACAAATTCATTTCACCGGCGCAGGGCACATGGATGGCAAAACCTATGCTGCCTTCATGGGCCAGACCCTGGCGGCGCTGGAAGGGGTGAAAGTCACACCGATGGACTGCGCGGGCAACGGCGACATGCTCTACATCTCGTGGGAAACCGTCGCGACAGTGCATGGGTCGCAACGGACCTATCGCGGTGTGGATCGCTTTCGCATCAAGGATGGTATGGCGGTGGAAGAACATGTGATCTTCGATTCCGCTGTGCTGACGCCCGAGGGCCGCGGCGGCATCGAGTACACGCCTGAATGAGACAGCCGCGGCCTTAGCGAAAAGGCACTGGGCACGGGGCACACGGCACAAGGCAGAGTGGTTTGACCTACCAGCTCTGCGTGCCGGGGGCGCCCTTGATGGGCCCCTTGATGGCGGACGTCACCCACCCGGCATAATATCCGCCGGGCTGCGGCGTTACCTGTTCCTTGCCGACAAAGCATGCGTCAACGCGGGCGGGATAAAACGCTATCCACCCGGCAATGCGGGCCATGTTGGGATCAAGATCATCCAGCGGCTCGGGATAAGTGAAGGCTGCATGCTCGACGCGCGCGCCGGGCAGCACCAGGTCATGGTGCACAGCTGCCCCTTTCCACTCGCAGACCGTCACATAGTCGGTCTCGTGCAGCACGCCATCCACGACATCCTCCGGCGGCACGAAGTACACCGGCGCGCCGGCCGTCTCGACCACACGCAGGGCCCGGTCACTTTTCGCGATCACCTGCCCCGCGTGCTGAACGCGCACCGGTCCCATGGCGCCGCGCACTTCGGGAGGGCGCGGATAGTCCCAGACAGATTCCTCGCCCGGCGCCACAGGATCGATCTGCGCTGGCCGCTCGCTGTTGCGCCAGGCATTGCGCCCCGCACTCACGCGGTCCAGCAGCCATTGTTTGTCCGGTATCTTTGTCATGCTTGGTCCGCCTACGGATAAACAGCGAGGGTCTGCTCGCTGACCGCCGCCGCCTGCCCTTCGGGCGTCCACAACGTTGTGACGTGGTGGCCAAAGCCGTCACGAAGCGACGTCAGCTTGGTGTGAATGAGCCACCAGCCGCTTTCATCAACCGGTTTGGGCGGCTCGAACAAGGAGACCGACCACGCCACGGTGCTGGACTTGGCAAGCCCCGGCATCACGCCGATGGCAGGTGATGGAATGGCGTCTGAGAACAGAACACTCAAGGCTTCAAGACCTATCTGGCCATCGCGGGCACGCAGCCATGTAAGGCTGTCCGTCTCCGTTGACCCTGAGTAGGGAATGGCCCCGCGCACCCAGCGAAACTCGAAATGCTGCAGGAACTTGGGCATCAGCCCATCCACATAGGGCGCAGCCTCAATGGTATCCGGTCCCGGCGTATCAGCCGGCGGAACCGGCGGCGGCACGCGATCCACACCGTCTAAAGGCAGACCAAAGATCGCCCGTGTCGTGGCCACACGCTCGCCGTTCTGGAACCCGATGGCCCGGATCTGCGTGAGGTTGCGCCCGTCGCGCTCCATTGAGGGCTCAAAGCGCAGCGCCCCGGGTCCGGACGGACGCACAAAGGTCGTCTGCAGCGCCCGCAACCGGCGGTCCGGTGCCGCCAGGTGGCGGGCCGCCATCAGACCGAGTGCAGCAACAAGGCCGCCAAAGGCAGCCCGGCCCTGCAGCCAGTCATCTGTCAGCGTGTAGATGGTGGCGTCGCCGTCACGCTCAAATTTGGTGGTCAGATGTTCAAGTGTCGTGAGCATGAGGGTCTGCTTTCGGTCTGTTTGCGCAAGACTTGGCCCGATTCCCTGAAGAAACAAGGTACGGCCCCATTGTCGGCTTCTATGTAGACATTGACAACATACATGTGCGTTCTTATGTTGGCATCGTCTACATAGGGAGCGATCTGTGTCTTATCACCATGGAAGCCTGCGCAAGGACCTCATTCAGCGCGCTGCGGAAGTCATTGCCAGCGACGGCATTGAGAAGCTGAGCCTGCGGGCGCTGGCCCGCGACCTTGGCGTATCGCACTCCGCCCCTGCCCGTCACTTCAAGGACAAGACCTCCCTCATCAAGGCGTTGGCAAAAGAAAGCTTCGGCGTTCTCATTGCCGAGCTCGACGCCGCCACAGATCGCGCCGGCAGCGACCCCATGGCCCGCTATAACGCCATCGGCAAGGCCCTTGTCCACTTTGCTCTTGCCCGGCCTGCCTATTTCAGGGCCATGACACACCCGGATGTGCGTGACAGATCAGACAAGGAGCTGGTGGACATGCATGCCGCCTACATGACCCGCCTGCTTGACGCAGCCAGGGCCGCCCAGGCCGCTGGCTGGCTGCCCGGCAAGACCCCCGAATTCGCGGTTCTCTATTCCACAGCTGCTGCCAATGGCATCTCGCAACTCCTGACCAACGTCATGGACAAGAGTTTGCTCGCCGGCATCGATCCCATCGCCCTTGGCGATGAAGTGATCGACCTGGTCGTGGCGCCTACCAGCACACCCTCAAACTCGAGCAAGGGAGATGCATCATGAAGGACATGATCCTCGCCACCCTGAAAAACCTGTTCGCCATCGGGCCGATCCTGTTTGGCGTCGCCTTTCTGGCACCGGTGTTTTCTGAACTCATGATTGCCGCAGACATTACGCAGCCCTTCGGACTGCCACCCATCGCCATTGGCCTCGTTGCGGGCCTTGGCTGGGGCAGCTACGCCTATGTGAAAGGAAGCTGGGTATGAGCACCATGATGAACGCAGCAACCAGCACAACCACCCTGACCCATGAGCGCGACGCGGAACTGCGCCGGCAGGAATTTGCCATCGCCAAGAAATACACCGGCGGCACGCCCTGGCGCATTGTCTTCTGGGGACTGGGCAACTTTGCCTTCTGGCTGGCCCTTTGGCCGCTGGTCATGACCGGCACCCTGCCACTATGGGCAGGTTTCATCCTGGCGAGCCTGTGCGTGACCATCTGCTATCTGCCGTCCCACGAAGCACAGCACAACAACATCGCACGCCCCAACACGTCGCTGCGCTGGCTCAACGAACTGGTTGGCCATGTTTCAACCATCCCCATGTTGCTGCCGTACCGAACGGCACGTTTGACCCATCTTGAGCACCACGCCCACACCAACAACCCAGAGCTCGACCCGGACTACGGCGTGACAGCAGAGGGGTGGTGGCCCGCCATATCAAAATCCTTCCGTGCCCGGATTAATCGCAACGGGGCCGGCCAGAATACAGCCTATGCAGCTGCTCTTGACCGGATTGGCGGAGAAGCTGCCGCCCGGGCCCGCATAGAAGCCCTTGCGATGAATCTCGCTTATTGGGGCATACTCACAGCCCTCGCCTGGAGTGGCTTTGCTTTGGAGGCCCTGCTGCTTTGGTGGTTGCCGCGCCATCTTGGCCTGACCTACATCCAGTTGCTTCTCAGCTGGGCGCCGCACCATCCCGGTGAACAGACCGGCCGCTACAAGGACACCCGCGCCTTCAAATACAGGTTCGGCAACATCCTCGCCATGGGGATGGAGTATCACATCATCCATCACCTGCACCCTTCGATCCCGCTGCACAAGAACATGCCCGCCTACCGGGAACTGAAACCCATCCTCGAAGAACGCGGCTGCGATCTGGGCGGACTTTAGGCTAGACTGTGCGCTAACCAGAAAATTTCAGCACGCAGGAACACCCCAACATGAGAACGATCATCCGCAACGGCCATGTGCTCGACACCGCATCCATGAAAATGACCGGCGAGCAGACCGTGGTCATAGAAGATGGTGTGATTGTGGATGTGGGCACAGCGGCCCCAGGCGCGAAAGCTGATCTCGACATTGACGCCGCCGGACTGTTTGTCCTGCCTGGTCTCATTGATACCCATGTGCATTTTCGTCTGGCGACCCTGGATTTCAGCAAGCTCGCCACATGGTCCGAGGTCGAATACGGCATCGCCATGACCAAGCTGGCCCGCGAGACACTGGCGCGGGGCTTTACAACCGTGCGCGACATTGGCGGCGATGTGTCGGGCCTCATGCGCGCGATCCGGACCGGTGCCATTCCCGGCCCGCGGATTTTTCATGCAGGGCGCATGCTGTCCCAGACCGGTGGCCACGCGGATGCGGAAGGTGGCCCCCGTCCCGTTCCGACCTGTGCGTGCGAGATGCGGCACACTGCCTTCGGCATTGTGGCGGATGGCGTCGAAGCCGTGCGCAAGGCAGCGCGGCACAATCTGCGTGACGGCGTCGACTTCCTGAAAATTCACGTGTCCGGCGGCGTCGCCACACCGTCTGACCCGCTGGACTCGATCCAGTACACACCCGAAGAGATCCGCACCGTGGTGCAGGAAGCGCAGCACCGGCACACCTATGTGGCCGCCCATGCCTACAGCCCGCAATCCATTTCCATGGCCGTGACAAATGGTGTGCACACCATTGAGCATGGCAACCTGATTGATGCGGACGCGGCA from Candidatus Phaeomarinobacter ectocarpi includes these protein-coding regions:
- a CDS encoding DUF427 domain-containing protein, with product MTKIPDKQWLLDRVSAGRNAWRNSERPAQIDPVAPGEESVWDYPRPPEVRGAMGPVRVQHAGQVIAKSDRALRVVETAGAPVYFVPPEDVVDGVLHETDYVTVCEWKGAAVHHDLVLPGARVEHAAFTYPEPLDDLDPNMARIAGWIAFYPARVDACFVGKEQVTPQPGGYYAGWVTSAIKGPIKGAPGTQSW
- a CDS encoding acyl-CoA thioesterase produces the protein MLTTLEHLTTKFERDGDATIYTLTDDWLQGRAAFGGLVAALGLMAARHLAAPDRRLRALQTTFVRPSGPGALRFEPSMERDGRNLTQIRAIGFQNGERVATTRAIFGLPLDGVDRVPPPVPPADTPGPDTIEAAPYVDGLMPKFLQHFEFRWVRGAIPYSGSTETDSLTWLRARDGQIGLEALSVLFSDAIPSPAIGVMPGLAKSSTVAWSVSLFEPPKPVDESGWWLIHTKLTSLRDGFGHHVTTLWTPEGQAAAVSEQTLAVYP
- a CDS encoding TetR/AcrR family transcriptional regulator encodes the protein MSYHHGSLRKDLIQRAAEVIASDGIEKLSLRALARDLGVSHSAPARHFKDKTSLIKALAKESFGVLIAELDAATDRAGSDPMARYNAIGKALVHFALARPAYFRAMTHPDVRDRSDKELVDMHAAYMTRLLDAARAAQAAGWLPGKTPEFAVLYSTAAANGISQLLTNVMDKSLLAGIDPIALGDEVIDLVVAPTSTPSNSSKGDAS
- a CDS encoding fatty acid desaturase encodes the protein MSTMMNAATSTTTLTHERDAELRRQEFAIAKKYTGGTPWRIVFWGLGNFAFWLALWPLVMTGTLPLWAGFILASLCVTICYLPSHEAQHNNIARPNTSLRWLNELVGHVSTIPMLLPYRTARLTHLEHHAHTNNPELDPDYGVTAEGWWPAISKSFRARINRNGAGQNTAYAAALDRIGGEAAARARIEALAMNLAYWGILTALAWSGFALEALLLWWLPRHLGLTYIQLLLSWAPHHPGEQTGRYKDTRAFKYRFGNILAMGMEYHIIHHLHPSIPLHKNMPAYRELKPILEERGCDLGGL
- a CDS encoding metal-dependent hydrolase family protein, with the translated sequence MRTIIRNGHVLDTASMKMTGEQTVVIEDGVIVDVGTAAPGAKADLDIDAAGLFVLPGLIDTHVHFRLATLDFSKLATWSEVEYGIAMTKLARETLARGFTTVRDIGGDVSGLMRAIRTGAIPGPRIFHAGRMLSQTGGHADAEGGPRPVPTCACEMRHTAFGIVADGVEAVRKAARHNLRDGVDFLKIHVSGGVATPSDPLDSIQYTPEEIRTVVQEAQHRHTYVAAHAYSPQSISMAVTNGVHTIEHGNLIDADAATKMAAADAVLVPTLVTYLAMQEVGKQLGLPQTNIDKNKVVADAGIASLEIAKQAGVTMGFGTDLIGETQGMQNREFSIRAEALSAADILHAMYVVNPQLCRLEGTIGVVAPQAAGDIVIARKNPLDDINVMADPENNFAHILQAGQPVAR